In Anthonomus grandis grandis chromosome 6, icAntGran1.3, whole genome shotgun sequence, one DNA window encodes the following:
- the LOC126737682 gene encoding uncharacterized protein LOC126737682, translating into MLASISNSTIKQYNVSLRKWWIFCEKNNINVFQSDSKQVVKFLSMCQYEGASYNSLNAHLSAIKLITDITGNLEIFKRFLKGAFRIKPCFPKYQETWDPEKVLNYLSKLYPLENISFDMLSIKLVTLLALTSAHRMQTLSKIQLNNIYTYEDRIEIVITDVIKTSYHNKSQPILRFPIFREKPELCVATTLCFYINATRPKRCDKNNNYLLLTHKKPYRVASTQTLSRWIKKALERSGIDVNKFKGYSTRHSAVSAASRQGVNIETIRSAAGWTAKSNMFVRFYDRPILDKCVFAKSILGMEIN; encoded by the coding sequence ATGTTAGCTTCGATAAGTAACAGCACAATTAAACAATATAACGTATCTCTTAGAAAGTGGTGGATATTctgcgaaaaaaataacataaatgtTTTTCAATCAGACAGTAAGCAAGTAGTTAAGTTTTTAAGTATGTGTCAATATGAAGGGGCGTCTTACAATTCATTAAATGCTCATTTGTCAGCCATTAAACTTATTACAGATATAACGggaaatttagaaatttttaaacgatTCTTAAAAGGTGCTTTTAGGATTAAACCTTGTTTCCCCAAATATCAAGAAACATGGGATCCGGAAAaggttttgaattatttgtccAAACTTTATCccttagaaaatatttcatttgatATGCTTTCGATTAAACTAGTTACACTCTTAGCTCTCACGTCTGCCCATAGAATGCAAACCCTATCTAAAATACAGTTAAACAATATATATACGTATGAAGATAGAATAGAAATTGTTATCACAGATGTAATAAAGACCTCTTATCACAATAAAAGTCAACCGATTTTAAGATTTCCCATATTTAGAGAAAAACCGGAACTTTGTGTGGCAACaactttatgtttttatattaatgccACCCGACCAAAACGatgtgataaaaataataattatttattgttaacaCATAAAAAGCCATACCGGGTAGCATCCACACAAACCTTATCTAGGTGGATAAAAAAGGCGTTAGAACGTAGCGGCATagatgttaataaatttaagggCTATAGTACCAGACATTCAGCGGTTTCAGCCGCCAGTAGACAGGGTGTCAATATAGAGACTATAAGAAGTGCTGCAGGATGGACAGCAAAATCAAATATGTTCGTTAGATTTTACGATAGACCTATATTAGATAAGTGCGTGTTTGCAAAATCCATTTTGGGAATGGAAATAAATTAG